A genome region from Melospiza melodia melodia isolate bMelMel2 chromosome 28, bMelMel2.pri, whole genome shotgun sequence includes the following:
- the DCLRE1B gene encoding 5' exonuclease Apollo, with protein sequence MSGTVLAGTPIAVDFWSLRKAAGARLFFLSHMHSDHTVGLSSTWCRPLYCSPLTARLLHHRLQVPKCWIRPLEVGQSHVVGEVTVTLIDSNHCPGSVMFLFEGTFGTILYTGDFRYTSAMQGEPALRGRHIDRLYLDNTHCHPQRALPSRALATRQAARLIRAHPQHHVVIGVYTLGKETLLVELALEFSTWVVVSPWRLEQMRLLELPDVFTAEEGTGWIRAVDVTEICWDTLVTWNAQHPTIAIIPTGRPVKVTHPKIHLVPYSDHSSFEELREFVKWLKPCSIIPIVKDDMCQVYFQEYLSSAPQVLPDFTVSKPVQESGQQQSRRRGQKPTSLWKRALGSSVPRGVVYDSPEKNTEKPEVFTDVKAPQHYCEPALCSKERCTSHRGEKEELSGKQLGAAGAAPVSSEHLAPGLAEQYLLTPLHVLKQFSSQKFDQLVEDFLQKKDTHPEN encoded by the exons ATGAGCGGGACGGTGCTGGCCGGGACCCCCATCGCCGTGGACTTCTGGAGCCTGCGGAAGGCGGCCGGCGCTCGTCTCTTCTTCCTATCCCATATGCACTCGGACCACACGGTGGGGCTGTCCAGTACCTGGTGCCGCCCGCTGTACTGCTCCCCGCTCACCGCCCGCCTCCTGCATCACCGCCTGCAG GTGCCGAAGTGCTGGATCCGGCCACTGGAGGTGGGGCAGAGCCATGTCGTGGGTGAGGTGACGGTGACGCTGATCGACTCCAACCACTGCCCTGGCTCCGTTATGTTCCTCTTTGAGGGTACCTTTGGCACCATCCTCTACACAG GAGATTTCCGCTACACGAGCGCCATGCAGGGCGAGCCGGCGCTGAGGGGCCGCCACATCGACCGCCTGTACCTGGACAACacgcactgccacccccagcggGCCCTGCCCTCGCGGGCGCTGGCCACCCGCCAGGCTGCCCGCCTCATCCGTGCCCACCCGCAGCACCACGTGGTCATCG GTGTGTACACCCTGGGCAAGGAGACGCTGCTGGTGGAGCTGGCGCTGGAGTTCAGCACGTGGGTGGTGGTGAGCCCCTGGCGCCTGGAGCAGATgcggctgctggagctgcccgaTGTGTTCACTGCTGAGGAGGGCACGGGCTGGATCCGGGCCGTGGACGTCACCGAGATCTGCTGGGACACGCTGGTCACCTGGAATGCGCAGCACCCCACCATTGCCATCATCCCCACGGGCAGGCCCGTGAAGGTCACCCACCCCAAGATCCACCTCGTCCCCTACTCGGATCACTCGTCCTTTGAGGAGCTGCGTGAGTTTGTGAAGTGGCTGAAACCCTGCTCCATCATTCCCATTGTGAAGGATGACATGTGCCAGGTTTACTTTCAGGAATATCTGAGCTCTGCTCCCCAAGTACTTCCTGACTTCACAGTCTCAAAGCCTGTGCAAGAGTCTGGACAGCAGCAAAGCCGAAGGAGGGGGCAGAAACCCACAAGTCTCTGGAAAAGAGCCCTGGGGAGTTCTGTGCCCCGAGGGGTTGTTTATGACTCCCCAGAGAAAAATACTGAGAAACCTGAAGTGTTTACAGATGTTAAAGCTCCTCAGCACTACTGTGAGCCAGCTCTCTGCTCAAAAGAACGGTGCACTTCTCACAGGGGTGAGAAGGAAGAGCTGAGTGGGaaacagctgggagcagcaggagcagcacctgttTCCAGTGAGCACCTTGCACCTGGACTAGCAGAGCAGTATTTACTCACTCCCTTGCACGTCCTaaagcagttttcctcacagAAGTTTGATCAGCTGGTAGAAGACTTTCTTCAAAAGAAAGACACACACCCTGAAAATTAG